From Etheostoma cragini isolate CJK2018 chromosome 14, CSU_Ecrag_1.0, whole genome shotgun sequence, the proteins below share one genomic window:
- the rbm48 gene encoding RNA-binding protein 48: protein MSNGKCISTNMAAPGNNSSGCWGVPDVYKHHEQRKICISRPKYREGRKEKAVKVYTINLESCYLMVQGVPAIGLMTELIQLCALYGAVEEYRPLDEYPAEEFTDVYLVKFQKLTSARAAKRRMDEKSFYGGVLHVCYVPEYETVEDTRLKLQDRRRYVIRAVQSKARERERKEAVNEEPTSSDAATTSEMVIARHNKASDNNNTLKTSNISHYSGYPLLPLPPQEYHYYRHRNQHGAIPTEDKMGTLHNAMIEPKQQQAQEHKSSSSTQTSSDRDRGTEHKLTSNQSSAAVRLVPRTTHLEMRKRKMEDSAEHPLTDVTRNNEPLIGPKLPEPPKLDMEDVSLNTTVSLIRNTMKQVELVPDLKPVEKKMKPRRRI, encoded by the exons aTGTCAAACGGAAAGTGTATTTCCACAAACATGGCGGCACCAGGCAACAACAGTTCAGGATGTTGGGGCGTTCCAGATGTTTATAAACACCACGAACAGCGGAAAATATGCATTTCTCGCCCTAAATAtagagagggaaggaaagagaaagcTGTTAAG GTGTACACCATCAATTTAGAGTCTTGTTACCTGATGGTCCAAGGGGTCCCAGCCATTGGACTGATGACAGAGCTAATCCAACTGTGTGCCCTGTACGGTGCTGTGGAGGAGTACAGGCCCCTGGACGAGTACCCTGCTGAGGAGTTCACGGACGTCTACCTTGTCAAGTTCCAGAAACTCACCAGCGCCAG AGCAGCTAAACGACGCATGGATGAGAAGAGTTTTTACGGTGGTGTGCTGCATGTGTGCTACGTCCCAGAATATGAGACTGTGGAAGACACCAGGCTGAAGCTGCAGGACAGGAGGAGATATGTAATCAGGGCTGTTCAGAGTAAAG CAAGAGAAAGGGAACGGAAGGAGGCTGTAAACGAGGAGCCCACATCATCAGACGCAGCCACCACATCAGAGATGGTTATTGCCAGACATAATAAAGCCTCCGACAATAATAACACATTGAAGACTTCAAACATTAGCCATTATTCCGGCTATCCTCTATTGCCATTACCTCCCCAGGAATATCATTACTACAGGCATAGAAATCAACATGGAGCTATACCAACAGAGGACAAAATGGGGACATTACATAATGCCATGATTGAACCAAAACAGCAGCAAGCACAAGAGCACAAGAGTTCAAGCTCCACCCAAACCTcttcagacagagacagaggcaCAGAACATAAACTGACCTCAAATCAGTCTTCTGCAGCAGTCAGATTGGTCCCAAGGACCACACACTTGGAGATGAGGAAACGCAAGATGGAGGACTCTGCAGAGCACCCACTGACTGATGTTACTAGAAACAATGAGCCACTTATTGGGCCTAAGCTACCAGAACCCCCTAAACTGGACATGGAGGATGTGTCactgaacacaactgtaagCCTGATCAGGAACACGATGAAACAG GTGGAATTAGTTCCGGACCTTAAACCAGTGGAGAAAAAGATGAAACCACGTCGTCGGATTTGA
- the efcab1 gene encoding EF-hand calcium-binding domain-containing protein 1, with amino-acid sequence MSEMSAMNRKVIQTLAETISKQVQHFNKTEVECLIREFNMLLGEQTIHGKAVTGLDRSQFRSILHNIFRMTDDMIMDGVFRVFDKDKDCFVSMKEWIEGLSVFLRGTLDEHIKFCFRVYDLNGDESLSREEMFPMLKSSLIRQPTEEDPDEGIKDLVEIILKKMDHDHDSKLSFADFEKSVKEENLLLEAFGTCLPDTTSIEAFEQRVFQDQLYQ; translated from the exons atgtcagaaatgtctGCTATGAACAGAAAAGTGATACAAACTCTCGCTGAAACAATCTCAAAGCAAGTGCAGCACT TCAATAAAACAGAGGTGGAGTGCCTAATCCGAGAGTTTAACATGCTTCTGGGGGAGCAGACTATCCACGGAAAAGCAGTTACTGGTCTGGACAGAAGTCAGTTCAGAAGCATACTGCACAACATCTTTAGGATGACCGACGACATGATCATGGATGGAG TCTTCAGGGTatttgacaaagacaaagactgTTTTGTCAGTATGAAAGAATGGATTGAGGGACTTTCTGTTTTCCTGCGAGGGACCTTGGATGAACACATAAAAT TCTGCTTTCGTGTATATGATTTGAACGGCGATGAATCCCTCTCCAGAGAAGAGATGTTTCCTATGCTGAAGAGCAGCCTCATCAGACAGCCTACAGAGGAGGACCCTGACGAAGGAATCAAAGACCTGGTGGAGATCATACTCAAGAAGATG gaCCATGACCATGACAGCAAACTATCTTTCGCGGACTTTGAAAAGTCAGTGAAAGAGGAGAATCTTCTACTCGAGGCTTTTGGAACCTGCCTCCCTGACACCACG AGTATTGAGGCATTTGAGCAGCGTGTATTTCAGGATCAACTGTACCAGTGA
- the sytl1 gene encoding synaptotagmin-like protein 1: protein MEGELVDSSLDLSHLTEEEQTTILQVLERDLDLRQRDEGRVRVLQETETDQSRFRFLSGAWFSEELGKRHRNWTSGCALVHATIRHRKTKNRDVPLTELFNEEREETSRINETSPEERRPKDTKEEESGGSQGSLKPVPIPRKKTLLAQGLQHSNSSSSSKECERRSNGHTEEPEEDVDGHNGDTDSLSSCLTEPDPNSLKTSSSTGSLHSGYTVSGSMMSLFSSGDFGLVEVRGSIQFSLVYDTQKEELLVKVYRCEDIAPARKNHSDPYVKSYLLPDKSSHSKKKTAVKKKTLHPVYDQTLRYKVRIGELRSRTLNLSVWHAEHLSRNVFLGEVEVSLGLWDWTCTTPLWQDLQPRINLNPDSITSRGTILLSIKFIPDGFEGGGLPLTGELHIWLREAQGLLANKGGFIDSFVRSYILPDASRQSGQKTRVVKRSISPTFNHTMVYDGFQSSDLREACAELTVWQREGLKQHVLGGVRLSCGTGQSYGEDVSWMDSTGEEVAVWTSMIENPNHWVDATLSIRTNLAHRSE from the exons ATGGAGGGTGAGCTGGTTGACTCTTCTCTTGATTTGAGCCACCTGACAGAAGAGGAACAGACCACCATCCTGCAGGTCTTAGAGCGGGACTTGGATCTGCGTCAACGCGACGAAGGACGTGTAAG GGTCCTccaggagacagagacagatcaGTCACGTTTTCGCTTCCTGTCAGGAGCATGGTTCAGTGAGGAACTCGGCAAACGCCATCGCAACTGGACGTCAGGATGTGCGCTTGTCCACGCCACCATACGCCACAGAAAGACCAAGAACAGAG atGTGCCCCTGACTGAACTGTTCAacgaagagagagaggaaacctCCCGCATCAATGAGACCTCTCCTGAGGAGAGAAGACCGAAggacacaaaagaagaagagagtggCGG gAGTCAAGGAAGTTTAAAACCGGTACCTAtacccagaaaaaaaacactcttagCACAG GGTCTCCAGCACAGCAATAGTTCCTCATCATCCAAAG AGTGTGAAAGGAGAAGTAATGGCCACACAGAGGAACCTGAG GAAGACGTTGATGGTCACAACGGGGACACTGACTCTCTGAGCAGCTGCCTGACAGAGCCGGATCCAAATTCTCTGAAAACCAGCAGCTCCACCGGCAGCCTTCATTCAGGCTAcacg GTCAGTGGAAGCATGATGAGTCTGTTCAGCTCAGGGGATTTTGGATTGGTGGAGGTGAGGGGCAGTATCCAATTCTCATTGGTTTACGACACCCAGAAGGAGGAGCTGCTAGTCAAAGTGTATCGCTGTGAGGACATCGCTCCAGCACGCAAGAATCACTCTGATCC ATACGTTAAAAGCTATCTTTTGCCGGACAAGTCAAGTCACAGTAAGAAGAAAACTGCAGTGAAAAAGAAGACACTTCACCCAGTCTATGATCAGACACTCAGA TATAAAGTGCGGATAGGAGAGCTGCGGAGCAGGACCTTGAACTTGTCCGTATGGCACGCCGAGCACCTGAGCAGGAACGTGTTCCTGGGTGAGGTGGAGGTGTCTCTGGGCCTTTGGGACTGGACCTGCACTACGCCTCTGTGGCAGGACCTACAGCCGCGG ATTAACTTGAATCCAGACTCCATTACTAGTCGTGGGACCATCTTGCTCTCAATAAAGTTCATCCCAGACGGATTTGAGG gtggtgGACTGCCTCTGACGGGAGAACTTCACATTTGGCTTCGGGAGGCTCAAGGTCTCCTGGCCAACAAAGGGGGCTTTATAGACTCGTTTGTCAGAAG CTACATTCTCCCAGACGCCAGTCGGCAGAGTGGTCAGAAGACGCGGGTGGTGAAGCGCTCCATCAGCCCCACCTTCAACCACACCATGGTGTATGATGGCTTCCAATCCAGCGACCTGAGAGAGGCCTGCGCTGAGCTGACTGTCTGGCAGCGCGAAGGGTTAAAGCAGCATGTCCTGGGAGGGGTTCGTTTAAGCTGTGGAACTG GTCAGAGTTATGGGGAGGATGTCAGCTGGATGGATTCTACTGGAGAGGAGGTCGCTGTGTGGACCTCCATGATCGAAAACCCAAACCACTGGGTCGACGCAACCCTATCTATCAGAACTAACCTTGCACACCGGTCCGAGTGA
- the cd164l2 gene encoding sialomucin core protein 24, which yields MQQLVLKVICSTLLLLAVVPSVYPQPDCSQAESCDLCVGDSMLNLTDCVWRLCPDGNGTGTCVSDGANPAENGMNCSWTTVPELCTVVESVAEGGGEGDSGDESNTNSEFSQAKFDMSSFIGGIILVLCVQAGGFFAMRFLKSKEQSSYDPIEQPQ from the exons ATGCAACAGTTGGTGTTGAAGGTCATCTGCTCCACACTGCTGCTTCTAGCAGTGGTGCCCTCTGTGTATCCACAGCCAG ATTGTTCTCAAGCTGAGTCATGTGACCTGTGCGTTGGCGATTCCATGCTCAACTTGACAGACTGTGTCTGGAGGCTTTGTCCAgatg gtAATGGTACAGGCACGTGTGTGTCGGATGGGGCCAACCCGGCAGAAAACGGCATGAACTGTAGCTGGACAACGGTGCCTGAATTGTGTACAG TTGTAGAGTCTGTAGCAGAGGGAGGAGGTGAAGGTGACTCAG GTGATGAAAGTAACACAAATTCTGAGTTCTCCCAGGCCAAGTTTGACATGTCCAGTTTCATCGGAGGCATCATActggtgttgtgtgtgcaggcaGGCGGCTTCTTTGCCATGCGCTTCCTCAAATCCAAAGAGCAGAGCAGCTATGACCCAAT AGAGCAACCACAGTGA